From one Phycodurus eques isolate BA_2022a chromosome 6, UOR_Pequ_1.1, whole genome shotgun sequence genomic stretch:
- the LOC133404054 gene encoding dnaJ homolog subfamily A member 3, mitochondrial-like isoform X2, with amino-acid sequence MASSVSRLATRSFATSLFSKLIRGRLQFASATHAYLSATFSTAQQGGLAAHPSSHKNAVTLSRLTALRCPHVIPGRSFRTSARCANKQDLYEVLGVALTASQKDIKKAYYQLAKKHHPDTNPDDPEAKEKFAKLAEAYEVLSDEVKRKQYDMYGLAGFDANHVGQQQHYRAGSANVDPEDLFRKIFGDFASGFQDVNSMFEQRPEFVMELTFAEAAKGVDKQLSVNLEDACPRCDGKGSEPGTKVSHCHYCNGTGKESVQTGPFMMRSACRRCGGKGSIVITPCALCRGSGQTKKRQTVTVPVPAGVEHGQTVRMAVGKKEILITFRVQRSPVFRRNGIDIHSDVLISVAQAILGGTATAQGLHDTISIVIPAGCQADQVIRLQGKGIRRMNSYSYGDHYVHIKIRVPKKLTRRQRSLLLGYAEEEADVPGTVNGVNPSPAKRFTDTERGGSASHSGEKSSSSEGEDKQKTEDQEEGGFFSKLKKMFS; translated from the exons ATGGCGTCCTCCGTTAGCCGGCTTGCTACACGCTCTTTCGCTACGTCGCTTTTTTCTAAACTCATCCGAGGTCGTCTCCAGTTTGCATCCGCCACACATGCGTATCTTTCGGCGACGTTCTCGACCGCACAACAGGGAGGTTTGGCGGCTCACCCGAGCTCGCACAAAAATGCGGTGACATTGAGCCGGCTGACAG CCTTGCGATGTCCTCACGTTATCCCGGGACGATCCTTCCGGACCAGCGCCAGATGCGCCAACAAGCAAGACTTGTACGAGGTGCTGGGCGTCGCCCTCACCGCCTCACAAAAGGACATCAAAAAGGCATATTATCAG TTGGCAAAGAAGCACCACCCAGACACGAACCCAGATGACCCGGAGGCCAAAGAGAAGTTCGCCAAGCTGGCCGAAGCCTACGAG GTGTTGAGCGACGAGGTGAAGAGGAAGCAGTACGACATGTACGGCTTGGCGGGCTTCGACGCGAACCACGTGGGCCAGCAGCAGCACTACAGAGCGGGCAGCGCCAACGTAGACCCAGAGGACCTCTTCAGGAAGATCTTCGGGGATTTTGCCAGCGGCTTCCAAGACGTCAACAGCATGTTTGAGCAACGGCCGGAg TTTGTGATGGAGCTGACGTTTGCTGAAGCGGCGAAGGGCGTGGACAAGCAGCTCTCCGTCAACCTCGAGGATGCCTGCCCGAGGTGCGACGGCAAGGGCAGCGAGCCAGGCACCAAAGTGTCGCACTGCCACTACTGCAACGGCACGGGCAAG GAGTCGGTACAGACGGGGCCCTTCATGATGCGCAGCGCGTGTCGACGCTGCGGCGGCAAGGGCTCCATCGTAATCACGCCCTGCGCTCTGTGCCGAGGTTCGGGTCAGACCAAGAAGAGGCAGACGGTCACGGTACCGGTTCCGGCTG GGGTTGAGCATGGTCAGACTGTGCGCATGGCAGTCGGCAAGAAGGAAATTCTCATTACGTTTCGG GTCCAGAGAAGCCCCGTGTTCAGGCGCAATGGAATCGACATCCACTCCGACGTGCTGATATCTGTGGCCCAAGCCATCCTGGGCGGCACGGCCACTGCGCAAGGCCTCCACGACACTATCAGCATCGTG ATTCCCGCAGGGTGCCAAGCAGATCAGGTAATCCGGCTGCAGGGGAAAGGCATTCGCAGGATGAACAGCTACAGCTACGGCGATCACTACGTGCACATCAAGATCAGAGTGCCCAA GAAGTTGACGCGGAGGCAGCGTTCTCTGCTACTCGGTTACGCCGAGGAGGAGGCGGATGTTCCTGGGACCGTTAATGGTGTCAATCCATCTCCAGCTAAGCGTTTCACCGACACTGAAA GGGGAGGCAGCGCGTCACATTCTGGTGAGAAGTCGAGCAGCTCAGAGGGAGAAGACAAACAAAAGACTGAGGACCAGGAGGAGGGTGGCTTCTTTTCTAAACTCAAGAAAATGTTTAGCTGA
- the LOC133404054 gene encoding dnaJ homolog subfamily A member 3, mitochondrial-like isoform X1 gives MASSVSRLATRSFATSLFSKLIRGRLQFASATHAYLSATFSTAQQGGLAAHPSSHKNAVTLSRLTALRCPHVIPGRSFRTSARCANKQDLYEVLGVALTASQKDIKKAYYQLAKKHHPDTNPDDPEAKEKFAKLAEAYEVLSDEVKRKQYDMYGLAGFDANHVGQQQHYRAGSANVDPEDLFRKIFGDFASGFQDVNSMFEQRPEFVMELTFAEAAKGVDKQLSVNLEDACPRCDGKGSEPGTKVSHCHYCNGTGKESVQTGPFMMRSACRRCGGKGSIVITPCALCRGSGQTKKRQTVTVPVPAGVEHGQTVRMAVGKKEILITFRVQRSPVFRRNGIDIHSDVLISVAQAILGGTATAQGLHDTISIVIPAGCQADQVIRLQGKGIRRMNSYSYGDHYVHIKIRVPKKLTRRQRSLLLGYAEEEADVPGTVNGVNPSPAKRFTDTETGGGSASHSGEKSSSSEGEDKQKTEDQEEGGFFSKLKKMFS, from the exons ATGGCGTCCTCCGTTAGCCGGCTTGCTACACGCTCTTTCGCTACGTCGCTTTTTTCTAAACTCATCCGAGGTCGTCTCCAGTTTGCATCCGCCACACATGCGTATCTTTCGGCGACGTTCTCGACCGCACAACAGGGAGGTTTGGCGGCTCACCCGAGCTCGCACAAAAATGCGGTGACATTGAGCCGGCTGACAG CCTTGCGATGTCCTCACGTTATCCCGGGACGATCCTTCCGGACCAGCGCCAGATGCGCCAACAAGCAAGACTTGTACGAGGTGCTGGGCGTCGCCCTCACCGCCTCACAAAAGGACATCAAAAAGGCATATTATCAG TTGGCAAAGAAGCACCACCCAGACACGAACCCAGATGACCCGGAGGCCAAAGAGAAGTTCGCCAAGCTGGCCGAAGCCTACGAG GTGTTGAGCGACGAGGTGAAGAGGAAGCAGTACGACATGTACGGCTTGGCGGGCTTCGACGCGAACCACGTGGGCCAGCAGCAGCACTACAGAGCGGGCAGCGCCAACGTAGACCCAGAGGACCTCTTCAGGAAGATCTTCGGGGATTTTGCCAGCGGCTTCCAAGACGTCAACAGCATGTTTGAGCAACGGCCGGAg TTTGTGATGGAGCTGACGTTTGCTGAAGCGGCGAAGGGCGTGGACAAGCAGCTCTCCGTCAACCTCGAGGATGCCTGCCCGAGGTGCGACGGCAAGGGCAGCGAGCCAGGCACCAAAGTGTCGCACTGCCACTACTGCAACGGCACGGGCAAG GAGTCGGTACAGACGGGGCCCTTCATGATGCGCAGCGCGTGTCGACGCTGCGGCGGCAAGGGCTCCATCGTAATCACGCCCTGCGCTCTGTGCCGAGGTTCGGGTCAGACCAAGAAGAGGCAGACGGTCACGGTACCGGTTCCGGCTG GGGTTGAGCATGGTCAGACTGTGCGCATGGCAGTCGGCAAGAAGGAAATTCTCATTACGTTTCGG GTCCAGAGAAGCCCCGTGTTCAGGCGCAATGGAATCGACATCCACTCCGACGTGCTGATATCTGTGGCCCAAGCCATCCTGGGCGGCACGGCCACTGCGCAAGGCCTCCACGACACTATCAGCATCGTG ATTCCCGCAGGGTGCCAAGCAGATCAGGTAATCCGGCTGCAGGGGAAAGGCATTCGCAGGATGAACAGCTACAGCTACGGCGATCACTACGTGCACATCAAGATCAGAGTGCCCAA GAAGTTGACGCGGAGGCAGCGTTCTCTGCTACTCGGTTACGCCGAGGAGGAGGCGGATGTTCCTGGGACCGTTAATGGTGTCAATCCATCTCCAGCTAAGCGTTTCACCGACACTGAAA CAGGGGGAGGCAGCGCGTCACATTCTGGTGAGAAGTCGAGCAGCTCAGAGGGAGAAGACAAACAAAAGACTGAGGACCAGGAGGAGGGTGGCTTCTTTTCTAAACTCAAGAAAATGTTTAGCTGA